In Lysinibacillus sp. FSL M8-0337, the following proteins share a genomic window:
- a CDS encoding HNH endonuclease encodes MAVFYVVQSKTYKEERTGGFVWSPKVARNKAIIPGYTTMSQVRKGDTILNHCKGSIVSIGIAATDCYDSPKPVAFTVGVSGGWSTNGYKVDVEYLDVNPIKINDHSKWIAAHHNAGGVFNVNGAVSQGKYMNHLHDEYAIYLLTEIKKKQTDAKILGVLEDALNSVIEDKESEYDEFEKDAINKLAEESASIAKPTWSGIREKQATTTSSATGREKPARNPKRAVDALLKADFLCEYDPTDRTFLRKNGKPYTEPHHLIPICKYREFPYSLDVLENMVSLCSHCHNLLHYGKFEDKIPIVTKIYEDRKTALDACGLSLTLDQLLSYYK; translated from the coding sequence ATGGCGGTGTTTTATGTAGTACAGTCTAAAACATATAAAGAGGAACGCACTGGTGGTTTTGTTTGGTCACCGAAAGTGGCAAGAAATAAAGCTATAATTCCTGGATATACAACTATGTCGCAAGTAAGAAAGGGTGACACTATACTTAACCATTGTAAGGGAAGTATTGTCTCCATCGGGATAGCTGCTACAGATTGTTACGATAGTCCTAAGCCAGTTGCTTTTACCGTGGGAGTAAGCGGCGGCTGGAGCACTAATGGTTATAAGGTGGACGTCGAGTATTTGGATGTAAACCCCATAAAAATTAATGATCATTCAAAATGGATTGCAGCTCACCACAACGCTGGTGGAGTATTCAATGTAAATGGAGCCGTTAGTCAGGGAAAGTACATGAATCATCTTCATGATGAATATGCGATTTATCTTCTTACCGAAATTAAAAAGAAACAGACGGATGCAAAAATTCTTGGTGTATTAGAGGATGCCCTTAATAGTGTAATTGAAGATAAAGAATCTGAATACGATGAGTTTGAGAAAGATGCTATCAATAAGTTAGCAGAAGAGTCTGCTTCAATAGCAAAGCCAACTTGGAGTGGTATTCGGGAGAAGCAGGCAACAACAACTTCATCAGCTACAGGGAGAGAGAAACCGGCGCGAAATCCAAAGCGCGCTGTAGATGCTCTGCTTAAAGCAGATTTCTTGTGTGAGTATGATCCAACTGACCGTACCTTCCTTCGCAAGAATGGAAAGCCTTACACTGAGCCTCATCATTTAATCCCGATATGCAAATATAGAGAGTTTCCATATTCACTCGATGTTCTGGAGAACATGGTTTCACTTTGTAGCCACTGTCATAATCTTCTTCATTACGGGAAATTTGAAGATAAAATACCTATTGTTACAAAAATATACGAAGACCGTAAGACAGCGCTGGACGCATGTGGACTTTCATTAACACTCGATCAGTTACTGTCTTATTATAAATAG
- a CDS encoding restriction endonuclease subunit S, giving the protein MVKESEKATFEYINLFRAYMEMDSYVPAALLVAETKEEYLSREISDESEERIYETMLSVADRLDIVNPFKDKAQFVRVYKACSDFRGDFEWEILMAKSSRGFRYISVSNALFNEYNSRFNLESDTVLIAEGEKFIPNLKKFVDEHPGCNFTITTEDTISLHVINKIFAGYKNVEILNASIYQYGFTTNRYDLIFSVPNFGTRNLAEDENFMCRDPDAVALENLLLHTTAGGELVITMPARITYAQGKNGELRRFVQQTYRVKEIAELPEGTFEGTGIKTYLIDVVNTKPGDDDVTVRRYKAEKRKNRRDIADELVIEEETFVMSDELDELGDWNINKIFSQQDEEWLKFQESSVRKVAMGDVAEIFRGKSVSKKDPTGSIGVVNISNVGEYDIDYDSLDHFDEEERKIKNYLLKEGDVLIPARGTAIRTAIFQEQSYPCIASSNIIVIRPETKMLNSTYLKLFLDSPLGEKMISSVQQGSVIINISYKDLYALEIPLPSIEEQQRKADEYTKELIIYKETIVAAENRWNEAVDKLREF; this is encoded by the coding sequence ATGGTTAAAGAAAGCGAAAAGGCTACCTTTGAATACATAAATCTATTCAGAGCGTATATGGAGATGGACTCCTACGTCCCTGCTGCACTTCTTGTGGCTGAAACTAAGGAAGAGTACCTTAGTAGAGAAATATCAGACGAATCGGAAGAACGAATTTATGAGACGATGCTCTCTGTGGCTGATAGGCTCGACATTGTTAATCCGTTTAAGGATAAGGCGCAATTTGTCAGAGTATATAAAGCTTGCAGTGATTTCAGGGGAGATTTCGAGTGGGAGATTTTGATGGCGAAGAGTTCTAGAGGATTTAGATATATATCAGTATCTAATGCTCTGTTTAATGAGTACAATAGTCGCTTCAATCTTGAGTCAGATACAGTGCTTATTGCTGAAGGTGAAAAATTCATCCCTAACCTAAAGAAGTTTGTTGATGAACATCCTGGTTGCAATTTCACCATCACAACTGAAGATACAATCAGTCTTCATGTAATTAACAAGATTTTTGCTGGATACAAGAATGTAGAGATATTGAATGCCAGCATATATCAGTATGGCTTTACAACCAACCGCTATGACCTAATATTCTCTGTTCCTAACTTTGGAACGAGAAACCTTGCAGAAGATGAGAATTTCATGTGTAGAGATCCAGATGCTGTAGCGCTTGAAAACTTGCTTCTGCATACAACTGCTGGTGGCGAGCTTGTAATCACAATGCCAGCAAGAATCACATACGCTCAAGGAAAGAACGGTGAGCTTAGGAGGTTTGTGCAACAGACTTATCGTGTTAAGGAAATTGCTGAGCTTCCGGAAGGAACCTTTGAAGGAACGGGAATTAAAACTTACCTCATTGATGTTGTTAATACTAAGCCTGGTGATGATGATGTCACAGTTCGTCGTTACAAAGCTGAGAAGCGTAAAAATAGGCGTGATATAGCAGACGAACTTGTTATAGAAGAAGAGACGTTTGTAATGTCAGATGAGCTTGATGAACTTGGTGACTGGAACATAAACAAAATTTTCTCACAACAAGATGAAGAGTGGCTTAAATTCCAAGAGTCGTCTGTTCGTAAAGTAGCAATGGGAGATGTTGCAGAAATTTTCCGTGGGAAATCAGTATCAAAGAAAGATCCAACCGGAAGCATTGGTGTTGTAAACATCTCGAATGTTGGAGAATACGACATTGATTATGATAGCCTTGATCACTTTGATGAAGAAGAACGTAAGATTAAAAATTACTTGCTTAAAGAAGGCGATGTGCTCATACCTGCAAGAGGTACAGCAATTAGAACTGCCATCTTCCAAGAGCAAAGTTATCCTTGCATCGCTTCATCAAATATAATTGTGATTCGCCCGGAAACTAAGATGCTTAACAGTACTTATCTAAAACTGTTTTTAGATAGCCCGCTTGGTGAAAAGATGATAAGTAGTGTGCAACAAGGAAGCGTAATAATTAATATCAGCTATAAAGACTTGTATGCTTTAGAAATACCTCTTCCTTCTATAGAAGAACAGCAAAGGAAGGCTGATGAATACACAAAAGAGTTGATAATCTATAAGGAAACCATTGTAGCTGCTGAAAATCGCTGGAATGAGGCCGTGGATAAGCTACGAGAATTCTGA
- a CDS encoding HNH endonuclease — translation MTKSNFKYVSSNPINKKEGALSAREQQILESINWNARMERIWDIYLRREYVFDDIYLVTYGYRTILISQLCGGVFRYDNKKYRLIIEGKKIKLQKIKQPNNERIIYENGTFYPTEGDWLMQSCQARSRNRGYKCFTIYKNGDFEKIIIADHQLQALFKYGAFALTTLGNGGNPNCVNHKDGDKYNNKSENLEVISHKMNARHYHDEIKHQPPFVSKDVEAILNPKIF, via the coding sequence ATGACAAAAAGTAACTTCAAATACGTATCAAGCAACCCTATTAATAAAAAAGAGGGGGCACTTTCCGCTAGGGAGCAACAAATTTTAGAGTCTATCAACTGGAATGCGCGAATGGAAAGAATTTGGGATATCTACCTAAGGAGAGAATATGTTTTTGATGATATCTACCTTGTTACTTACGGCTACAGAACAATACTGATAAGTCAGCTATGTGGTGGGGTATTTAGGTATGATAATAAAAAGTATCGATTAATAATAGAAGGTAAGAAGATAAAACTGCAAAAAATAAAACAACCTAATAATGAAAGAATTATTTATGAAAACGGAACTTTTTACCCCACGGAAGGAGATTGGTTAATGCAGAGCTGTCAAGCAAGGAGTAGAAATAGAGGATACAAATGCTTTACGATATATAAGAATGGAGATTTCGAAAAGATTATTATTGCTGATCATCAGTTACAGGCACTTTTTAAATATGGAGCATTTGCCTTAACTACTCTTGGAAATGGAGGTAATCCTAATTGTGTCAACCATAAAGATGGAGATAAATATAATAATAAATCTGAAAACCTTGAGGTCATTTCTCATAAAATGAATGCAAGACACTATCATGATGAGATAAAGCATCAACCACCTTTTGTTTCTAAAGACGTGGAGGCTATATTGAACCCGAAAATATTTTAA
- a CDS encoding DNA adenine methylase has translation MHQIEIVKTLATIGGKIQLLNLLIPIMRDFVNDNGLIGFIDVFGGGCKFIPHLDIHMEEVIYNDIDRGFCNVMACCTEIDLLQEMIDAAYQYQYYVQSKEEFERACKRRVDPSTPMVESAALTIIVQAFSRAADRRAFSKANAMMGISYESLLKFKELYPSMSKTRVLCTDYKNVLEVYKRRPDFLLYIDPPYFGTTSYDGEVNHKELAQLIVNSRAPILISNFDNPDYEKILVGNGWKKYCLGEITKSSSGKKGITQLEFLWSNIDISNYLLPQILLD, from the coding sequence ATGCATCAAATTGAAATTGTAAAGACTCTTGCTACAATTGGTGGAAAGATACAGCTTTTAAATTTACTTATTCCTATTATGCGTGATTTTGTAAATGATAATGGGTTAATAGGGTTCATTGATGTGTTTGGTGGTGGGTGCAAATTTATCCCACATTTAGATATACACATGGAAGAAGTCATTTATAACGATATTGACAGAGGTTTTTGTAATGTCATGGCATGTTGTACAGAGATAGACTTACTACAGGAAATGATTGATGCAGCTTATCAATACCAATATTATGTTCAATCAAAAGAAGAGTTTGAACGTGCTTGTAAACGCCGAGTAGACCCTAGTACACCGATGGTAGAATCCGCAGCACTTACAATCATTGTTCAAGCATTCAGTAGAGCAGCAGATCGTAGAGCGTTTTCTAAAGCAAATGCAATGATGGGTATTTCATATGAATCTTTACTAAAATTCAAAGAACTGTATCCATCAATGAGTAAAACAAGAGTACTATGTACAGATTATAAAAATGTACTAGAGGTATACAAACGCCGTCCAGATTTTCTTTTATATATAGATCCTCCATATTTCGGGACTACTTCGTATGATGGTGAGGTCAATCATAAGGAATTAGCTCAACTAATAGTTAATAGTAGAGCTCCTATTCTTATATCTAACTTTGATAATCCTGATTATGAAAAAATATTGGTTGGAAATGGGTGGAAGAAATACTGCCTTGGAGAAATTACTAAATCTTCATCTGGAAAAAAGGGTATCACTCAACTGGAATTTTTGTGGTCTAATATTGATATCTCCAATTATTTATTACCCCAAATTTTATTAGATTGA